Proteins from a genomic interval of Equus quagga isolate Etosha38 chromosome 13, UCLA_HA_Equagga_1.0, whole genome shotgun sequence:
- the CMTM3 gene encoding CKLF-like MARVEL transmembrane domain-containing protein 3 gives MWPPDPSPEAAPEPAGGPRADAAVPGLRALLPAPAFLCSRKGRLLLAEAGLSFITFVCYVASSASAFLTAPLLEFLLALYFLFAGAMQLNDKWQGLCWPMMDFLRCVTAALIYFAISITAVAKYSDGASKAAGVFGFFATIVFAIDFYLIFNDVAKFLKQGDSATETTAGKTEEEKSSDSDSNSD, from the exons ATGTGGCCCCCGGACCCGAGCCCCGAGGCGGCCCCCGAGCCTGCCGGAGGCCCGCGGGCCGACGCGGCGGTGCCCGGACTCCGCGCGCTGCTGCCGGCGCCCGCCTTCCTCTGCTCGCGCAAAGGCCGCCTCCTGCTGGCCGAAGCG ggtcTCTCATTCATCACCTTTGTCTGCTATGTGGCGTCCTCAGCATCGGCCTTCCTCACGGCTCCCCTGCTGGAGTTCCTGCTGGCCCTCTACTTCCTCTTTGCTGGTGCCATGCAGCTGAACGACAAGTGGCAGGGCTTGTGCTGGCCCATGATG gaCTTCCTACGCTGTGTCACAGCAGCCCTCATCTACTTTGCTATCTCAATCACAGCTGTCGCCAAATACTCGGATGGGGCTTCCAAAGCAGCCGGG GTGTTTGGCTTCTTTGCCACCATCGTGTTTGCAATCGACTTCTACCTGATCTTTAACGATGTGGCCAAATTCCTCAAACAAGGGGACTCTGCAACTGAGACCACAGCCGGGAAGACAGAAG AAGAGAAGTCCTCTGACTCCGACTCCAACTCCGACTGa